GAGAAGACATCAACCATTATCTTCCCTGTTCCCATAGATATGTTAAAATCATTAGTTAAAGGAGAAAAAAATGGCTAATCCAAAGCGTAGATTCTCTAACTCAAGGACAGCAAAGAGGCATTCCCAATGGAAGCTTCCTTCTCCTTCTATTTCCCTTTGCCCACAATGTAAGCACCCAAAGCTTCCCCATAGGGTATGCACAAATTGCGGGTTTTACAACAATTCCCTAGTCCTTTCAATGGCAAAGAAGGAATTTAGAAAGGAGAGAAAGGAGAAGAAAAGAAGGGAAATTGAAGGAACTAAAGAAGAGGAAGAGAAGAAAGGGTAATTCCTCCTTTCTTTTCACCATTAGCTTTAGATGGGTAAAGGTAAATACTTACTATAGTATCTTCCATTACTTAGTGCAAAAATAGTATTTAAGAAATTTTGAATTCTAAATTTTGAATTTTGAATTGAAAAAGGTT
This genomic interval from bacterium contains the following:
- the rpmF gene encoding 50S ribosomal protein L32; amino-acid sequence: MANPKRRFSNSRTAKRHSQWKLPSPSISLCPQCKHPKLPHRVCTNCGFYNNSLVLSMAKKEFRKERKEKKRREIEGTKEEEEKKG